In the Gemmatimonadaceae bacterium genome, one interval contains:
- the waaF gene encoding lipopolysaccharide heptosyltransferase II codes for MDGRPGGGHTPPRLPSFLVVQTSFLGDMILTTPLLARLAKEGAVDVVCTPAAGAVLPNHPAVREVIIYDKRGKDRGVVGMAGLASRLRARRYAAAFLAQGSVRSGALTLLAGIRERIGFSTSAGRAFYTTRVVSPEGEHHASRLLSLADRGARAGDAERARPRPTLFPGEAERAAADALLHDVTAGVPIVALAPGSIWATKRWPYYADLARALVAEARIVVIGGEADRPLSDEIADATGGRSIDATGRLSLLASAEVIGRARVLVTNDSAPLHLASGMNTPTVAVFGPTVPAFGFGPLADRSAVAEFVGLECRPCDRHGPRRCPLGHWRCMREITAGDVAALTRAFLVSTPRSS; via the coding sequence GTGGACGGGAGGCCGGGCGGCGGACATACTCCTCCTCGCTTGCCTTCCTTTCTCGTCGTTCAAACGAGCTTTCTCGGTGACATGATTCTCACCACTCCGCTCCTCGCCCGCTTGGCGAAGGAGGGAGCGGTGGACGTCGTGTGCACGCCGGCGGCGGGCGCGGTGTTGCCGAATCATCCCGCGGTTCGCGAGGTGATCATTTACGACAAGCGCGGCAAGGATCGAGGCGTGGTCGGAATGGCGGGACTCGCGAGCCGCCTCCGAGCCCGTCGATACGCCGCGGCATTCCTCGCTCAGGGCTCGGTGCGCAGCGGCGCGCTCACGTTGTTGGCGGGGATCCGCGAGCGAATCGGATTCTCGACGTCGGCTGGACGCGCGTTCTACACCACGCGCGTCGTGTCCCCCGAAGGCGAGCACCACGCCTCTCGACTGCTCTCGCTCGCTGATCGCGGCGCGCGCGCGGGCGATGCAGAACGCGCACGCCCGCGTCCGACGCTCTTTCCCGGCGAAGCCGAGCGAGCCGCCGCCGACGCGTTGCTCCACGACGTCACGGCGGGCGTGCCGATCGTCGCACTCGCCCCGGGGAGCATCTGGGCCACGAAGCGGTGGCCCTACTACGCCGACCTCGCGCGAGCTCTGGTCGCCGAAGCCCGGATCGTAGTCATCGGCGGCGAAGCCGATCGTCCGCTGTCCGACGAAATCGCCGACGCGACCGGCGGACGATCGATCGACGCCACGGGGCGGCTTTCCCTGCTCGCGTCGGCCGAGGTCATCGGACGCGCTCGAGTGCTGGTGACGAACGACTCGGCACCGCTCCATCTGGCGTCGGGAATGAACACTCCGACCGTCGCCGTCTTCGGACCGACCGTTCCAGCCTTCGGCTTCGGCCCGCTGGCCGACCGCTCCGCCGTGGCGGAATTCGTGGGGCTCGAGTGTCGCCCTTGCGACCGGCACGGTCCAAGGCGCTGCCCCCTCGGACATTGGCGCTGTATGCGCGAGATTACTGCCGGCGACGTGGCCGCCCTCACGCGCGCCTTCCTCGTTTCCACACCCCGGAGCTCCTGA
- a CDS encoding DUF6496 domain-containing protein → MPERETIERAHEDKAEGKSPSTQAGEFVREEMHHIREGKHGARSTKQAIAIGLSKARRSGVKLQPSKSSSSRTRTKAKRDLAKGKSRRRKTSRKRSRAVEGALRREGHSAASRKSLSSQARSSARRRGASARSAAARKAVRTKGARARSAAAKKAARTRARQSR, encoded by the coding sequence ATGCCGGAACGTGAAACGATCGAGCGCGCACACGAGGACAAAGCCGAGGGCAAATCACCCTCGACGCAGGCCGGCGAGTTCGTGCGCGAGGAGATGCATCACATTCGCGAGGGCAAGCACGGCGCCCGGTCGACGAAGCAGGCGATCGCCATCGGACTGTCGAAGGCGCGACGCTCGGGCGTCAAGCTCCAGCCGAGCAAGAGCAGCTCGTCACGCACGCGCACGAAGGCGAAGCGCGACCTCGCCAAGGGAAAGTCGCGACGCCGAAAGACGTCGCGCAAGCGGTCGCGCGCCGTTGAGGGCGCGCTGCGCCGCGAAGGGCACAGCGCCGCGAGCCGAAAGTCGCTCAGCAGCCAGGCGCGCTCCAGCGCACGTCGGCGAGGCGCGTCGGCGCGCTCGGCGGCCGCGCGGAAGGCCGTTCGCACCAAGGGCGCTCGCGCACGGTCTGCCGCCGCCAAGAAGGCCGCTCGCACTCGCGCCCGGCAGTCGCGCTGA
- a CDS encoding UdgX family uracil-DNA binding protein (This protein belongs to the uracil DNA glycosylase superfamily, members of which act in excision repair of DNA. However, it belongs more specifically to UdgX branch, whose founding member was found to bind uracil in DNA (where it does not belong), without cleaving it, appears to promote DNA repair by a pathway involving RecA, rather than base excision.): MATTIESTGTANDFIPARPTLPKMRAAVQECRGCTLYANATQAVFGEGPKTAKLVVIGEQPGDAEDRAGHPFVGPSGRLLDRAFESAGIDRSEIYVTNAVKHFKWAKDRRTVRRLHKTPSAGEVRACRPWMLAELTLIRPQAILCLGATAAKAVFGPAFSVMKHRGKPLESELAPVAFATVHPSAVLRAPENERAGAERKFFADVARVARRMR, translated from the coding sequence GTGGCCACGACGATCGAATCAACCGGTACGGCGAACGACTTCATTCCCGCTCGGCCGACGCTTCCCAAGATGCGCGCCGCGGTGCAGGAGTGTCGCGGCTGTACGCTCTACGCGAACGCGACGCAGGCGGTCTTTGGCGAGGGGCCGAAGACCGCGAAGCTCGTCGTCATTGGGGAACAACCCGGCGATGCGGAAGATCGCGCGGGGCATCCGTTCGTCGGACCCTCGGGGCGCTTGCTCGATCGCGCGTTCGAGTCCGCCGGCATCGATCGCAGCGAGATCTACGTGACGAACGCCGTCAAGCATTTCAAATGGGCAAAGGACCGCCGCACGGTGAGACGCTTGCACAAGACGCCGAGTGCCGGCGAAGTCCGCGCTTGCCGTCCGTGGATGCTGGCCGAGCTGACACTGATTCGTCCGCAGGCGATTCTCTGCCTCGGCGCGACGGCGGCGAAGGCGGTGTTCGGTCCGGCGTTCAGCGTGATGAAGCACCGGGGAAAGCCGCTCGAGTCCGAGCTCGCGCCCGTCGCCTTCGCGACGGTGCATCCTTCCGCCGTGCTGCGGGCCCCCGAAAACGAACGGGCCGGCGCCGAGCGTAAATTTTTCGCGGACGTCGCACGAGTCGCCCGACGCATGCGCTGA
- a CDS encoding DUF3175 domain-containing protein, which translates to MTTNTKNHRRAGAAKPKRTRRWSARVTRESNALDLDRDVFTWDDPKRIARSLKRSAEHSRRRRSEPYRSAMSMLTFYVNRAGKNLSPTRRRVLESAKAELKHAFGRD; encoded by the coding sequence GTGACGACGAATACGAAGAACCATCGACGCGCGGGCGCGGCCAAACCGAAACGGACGCGGCGGTGGTCGGCACGCGTGACGCGCGAGAGCAACGCGCTCGATCTGGATCGCGACGTATTCACATGGGATGACCCGAAGCGTATCGCGAGATCGCTCAAGCGGTCGGCCGAGCACAGCCGGCGACGCAGGAGCGAACCGTATCGATCGGCGATGTCGATGTTGACCTTTTACGTCAACCGCGCGGGAAAAAACCTGTCGCCGACGCGGCGACGCGTGCTCGAGAGCGCGAAAGCGGAGCTCAAGCACGCGTTTGGCCGCGACTAA
- the menC gene encoding o-succinylbenzoate synthase, whose amino-acid sequence MICLERITMREIHLALKEPFRISSGVESTRRILLLELVDESGARVWSECVASALPNYTSETIDTAWLAISKWLAPRVLGRPLVDASHAQFELAANVRGHNMAKAAIEMGCWGLEAVMRKLPLATLLGGTRTEVPTGISLGLQESPAALVERAQAAVGAGYQKVKLKIEPGRDIEFVRAVRKAVGPDIELMADANAAYTIDDGTHLTRLDEYGLIMLEQPLGADDLLDLAALQRRMHTPICLDESITDVKRARDMIALRSGRIVNIKPGRVGGLAASKAIHDVCAEAGIPVWCGGMLESGVGRAYNVALASLPNFSLPGDLSPSSRYWATDIVSPEWTMDANGMVRVPLETPGLGVAVDANRIGLITTRREVLRPPRRD is encoded by the coding sequence ATGATTTGTCTCGAGCGAATCACCATGCGCGAGATCCATCTCGCGCTCAAGGAACCATTTCGCATCTCGTCGGGCGTCGAGTCGACGCGGCGCATCCTTCTGCTCGAGCTGGTCGACGAGAGCGGCGCCCGCGTCTGGTCCGAGTGCGTCGCCTCGGCGCTGCCGAACTACACCTCGGAGACGATCGACACCGCGTGGCTCGCGATCAGCAAATGGCTGGCGCCTCGCGTGCTCGGCCGCCCGCTCGTCGACGCGTCGCACGCACAGTTCGAGCTCGCGGCGAACGTGCGCGGGCACAACATGGCGAAGGCCGCGATCGAGATGGGATGCTGGGGTCTCGAGGCGGTGATGCGAAAGCTGCCGCTGGCGACCTTGCTCGGCGGAACGCGTACGGAAGTGCCGACCGGCATCTCGCTCGGGCTTCAGGAATCGCCCGCCGCGTTGGTCGAGCGCGCGCAGGCCGCCGTCGGCGCCGGATACCAAAAGGTCAAGCTCAAGATCGAGCCGGGGCGGGACATCGAGTTCGTCCGCGCGGTGCGCAAGGCCGTCGGTCCCGACATCGAGCTGATGGCCGACGCCAACGCCGCGTACACGATCGACGACGGCACGCACCTCACGCGGCTCGACGAGTACGGTCTCATCATGCTCGAGCAGCCGCTCGGCGCGGACGATCTGCTGGATCTCGCCGCGCTCCAGCGGCGAATGCACACGCCGATCTGTCTCGACGAATCGATCACCGACGTGAAGCGCGCGCGCGACATGATCGCGCTTCGCAGCGGCCGGATCGTCAACATCAAACCGGGGCGCGTCGGAGGACTCGCGGCGTCGAAGGCCATTCACGACGTCTGCGCCGAAGCGGGAATTCCGGTGTGGTGCGGCGGCATGTTGGAGAGCGGCGTGGGGCGAGCGTACAACGTCGCGCTCGCGTCGCTCCCCAACTTCTCGCTTCCCGGCGATCTGAGTCCCAGCTCGCGCTACTGGGCGACGGACATCGTGTCGCCCGAGTGGACGATGGACGCGAACGGCATGGTCCGCGTGCCGCTGGAAACGCCGGGGCTTGGCGTCGCCGTGGACGCCAACCGCATCGGCCTGATCACGACGCGCCGGGAAGTCTTGCGACCTCCGCGGCGCGACTAG
- a CDS encoding lmo0937 family membrane protein, whose amino-acid sequence MLYTLAVVLIVLWALGFLAFHVGGGLIHLLLVIAVIAVLLRVIQGRRPI is encoded by the coding sequence ATGCTGTACACACTCGCGGTCGTACTCATCGTTCTGTGGGCCCTCGGCTTCCTCGCGTTTCACGTCGGCGGCGGGCTAATCCATCTACTGCTCGTCATCGCCGTCATCGCGGTTCTGCTTCGCGTCATTCAGGGCCGGCGCCCGATCTGA
- a CDS encoding DUF2723 domain-containing protein: MSAPSTSDLDYRPSYGAALGVSLGALLLYLITLSPSTAMWDTSEYIAAAYTFGLPHPPGNPLFVILGRTFSILPIASTVAVRINILAAICSAASAGMWFLVTERILVGWFPARWQRIVGGVLGALLGATAFTVWNQSVVNEKVYTVSLVGIAVISWLMIRWSDDPDGPKADRILVLVAYICGLGYANHMAGMLAAPAVGIAVLIRRPTTITRWRLLLACFGAVVLGLTPFATQPIRAAYFPAINEGEPTACRTHLAASCTFSKGTLDAFEYNFNRGQYGKPDLSDRQASFGEQVAMWWLYFKWQWIRDAHGDHPFSQALLAAGALVLGVFGGWVHFKRDQRSFWYFGSLMFTMTLLLIFYLNFKLGASQDPSSPAPHEVRDRDYFFLWSFSAWGVWAALGLLYVWESIASLLGTETVKVGREAIVMPTQKSWQLSSPVLALALIPLFGNWHWASRAGHRDTRDFAADMLNSVEPYGVLVTVGDNDTFPLWYAQEVEGIRRDVIVANTSLLNTDWYVRQIIRRPIFEYDAAKGPAIYKDRQWPKPTRSPLNMTMLDADSVPAYYPLNAPMNFTAGPLKATIDPRNLDHGVLQRADLFVLRMIQDSWPNRPIYFARTSGSYAKQLGLGDNVLTQGLAAKLFMPPSATPKDSVYLQGDGWLDVATSYALWTQTFVGPRSVLNTGDWIDRPSVGIPYLYVATGIELAEALKMQGRTAQAKGVFNTSREVAQAVRLEDLLRGAEAEFNQPTDTGAATPLPGAIPTAPSQDSAAKPRPGTTKPAATKPPAAKAPAKKP; encoded by the coding sequence ATGTCCGCTCCTTCCACGTCCGACCTCGACTACCGCCCGTCCTACGGGGCCGCCCTCGGCGTCTCGTTGGGCGCGCTGCTTCTGTATCTCATCACGCTGTCGCCCTCTACGGCGATGTGGGATACGAGCGAATACATCGCGGCGGCGTACACGTTCGGGCTTCCCCACCCTCCGGGAAATCCGCTGTTCGTGATCTTGGGCCGGACCTTCTCGATCCTGCCGATCGCATCCACGGTCGCGGTTCGGATCAACATTCTTGCGGCGATCTGTAGCGCGGCGTCGGCCGGCATGTGGTTCCTCGTCACCGAGCGGATTCTGGTGGGGTGGTTCCCGGCGCGCTGGCAGCGAATCGTCGGTGGCGTGCTCGGCGCGCTGCTCGGCGCGACGGCGTTCACGGTCTGGAATCAGTCGGTCGTCAACGAGAAGGTCTACACCGTGTCGCTCGTCGGCATCGCGGTGATTTCGTGGTTGATGATTCGCTGGTCCGATGACCCCGACGGTCCCAAGGCCGACAGGATTCTCGTGCTCGTCGCGTATATCTGCGGTCTCGGCTACGCGAACCACATGGCCGGCATGCTCGCGGCGCCGGCGGTCGGCATCGCCGTGCTCATCCGCCGACCGACGACGATCACCCGATGGAGATTGCTCCTCGCCTGCTTCGGCGCGGTCGTCCTTGGACTCACTCCATTTGCGACGCAGCCGATTCGCGCGGCGTACTTCCCGGCGATCAACGAAGGAGAACCGACCGCGTGCCGCACGCACCTCGCGGCATCGTGCACGTTCTCCAAGGGGACGCTCGACGCGTTCGAGTACAACTTCAACCGCGGCCAGTACGGTAAGCCGGACTTGAGCGACCGCCAGGCGTCATTCGGCGAACAGGTCGCGATGTGGTGGCTCTACTTCAAGTGGCAGTGGATCCGCGACGCGCACGGCGACCACCCGTTCTCGCAGGCGCTGCTCGCCGCCGGCGCGCTCGTCCTCGGAGTCTTCGGCGGATGGGTGCACTTCAAACGTGACCAGCGGAGCTTCTGGTATTTCGGCTCGCTGATGTTCACGATGACGCTGTTGTTGATATTCTATTTGAACTTCAAGCTGGGCGCGTCGCAGGATCCGTCGTCGCCGGCGCCGCACGAGGTGCGCGACCGAGACTACTTCTTCCTCTGGAGCTTCTCGGCGTGGGGCGTGTGGGCCGCGCTCGGTCTGCTGTACGTCTGGGAATCGATCGCCTCGCTGCTCGGCACCGAGACGGTCAAGGTGGGACGCGAAGCCATCGTGATGCCCACGCAAAAGAGTTGGCAACTCAGCTCGCCGGTGCTCGCGCTGGCGCTGATCCCGCTTTTCGGGAACTGGCACTGGGCGTCGCGCGCCGGACATCGCGACACGCGCGACTTCGCCGCAGACATGCTCAATTCGGTCGAGCCGTACGGCGTGCTCGTCACCGTCGGCGACAACGACACCTTCCCTCTGTGGTACGCGCAGGAAGTCGAAGGCATTCGGCGAGACGTCATCGTCGCCAACACCTCGTTGCTCAACACCGACTGGTACGTCCGCCAGATCATTCGCCGTCCGATCTTCGAGTACGACGCCGCGAAGGGTCCGGCGATCTACAAAGACCGGCAGTGGCCCAAGCCGACGCGCTCGCCACTCAACATGACGATGCTGGACGCCGACTCCGTGCCGGCGTACTACCCGCTCAACGCGCCGATGAACTTCACCGCGGGTCCGCTCAAGGCGACGATCGACCCGCGGAATCTCGACCACGGCGTCCTGCAGCGCGCGGATCTCTTCGTGCTCCGCATGATCCAAGACTCGTGGCCCAACCGCCCGATCTATTTCGCACGGACGTCGGGGAGCTACGCCAAACAGCTTGGCCTGGGCGACAACGTGCTCACTCAGGGGCTCGCGGCCAAGCTCTTCATGCCGCCGAGCGCCACGCCGAAGGATTCGGTCTACTTGCAGGGAGACGGCTGGCTCGACGTGGCTACCAGCTATGCGCTCTGGACGCAGACGTTCGTCGGACCGCGCTCGGTGCTGAACACCGGCGACTGGATCGACCGTCCTTCCGTCGGCATTCCGTATCTCTACGTCGCGACGGGCATCGAGCTAGCCGAAGCGCTCAAGATGCAAGGCAGAACCGCGCAGGCGAAGGGCGTCTTCAACACGTCGCGCGAAGTCGCGCAGGCGGTTCGCCTCGAGGACTTGCTGCGCGGCGCGGAGGCAGAGTTCAACCAGCCGACCGACACCGGCGCGGCGACGCCGCTCCCTGGCGCCATCCCCACGGCTCCGTCACAAGACTCGGCGGCGAAGCCGAGGCCGGGGACCACCAAGCCCGCGGCGACGAAGCCGCCGGCGGCAAAGGCCCCGGCGAAAAAGCCCTAG
- a CDS encoding cytochrome D1 domain-containing protein, whose product MTHRAIQIVVGVAIAASTARSQERPRGTVIVSNMNDNTTMLVDAESGRRLATLATGEGPHEVAVSHDGRRAVVSNYGVRGKPGNSLTLVDVERLDTIRTIDLRDHQRPHGMVFLPGDTLLAVTSEVSRAVLLVDLRRGTVVTTRPSSGRGTHMLGLSERGDRLVMGNISDGTITVLDPLATDSGRVIRVAAQPEGVAISPDGSFAWAGSNRDSVVLVVDLRSATVVDTLRGFGLPYRMAISPDGLTAVVTDPIKARVRVFDAATRRQRFDIAVAADSLVATTEVAGSPAPEGVTISRDSRWAFVTLQGRNRVATIDLEHGAIIALAATGNWSDGVAFSPVVHPSRGSGK is encoded by the coding sequence ATGACGCACAGAGCGATTCAAATCGTCGTCGGAGTCGCGATTGCCGCATCGACCGCGCGAAGCCAGGAGCGGCCGCGCGGCACGGTCATCGTCAGCAACATGAACGACAACACGACGATGCTCGTGGACGCGGAGAGCGGCCGCAGGCTCGCCACGCTCGCGACCGGCGAGGGGCCGCACGAGGTCGCCGTGTCGCACGATGGGCGACGGGCCGTGGTGAGCAACTACGGCGTGCGAGGGAAGCCCGGAAACTCGCTCACCCTCGTCGACGTCGAGAGGCTCGACACGATTCGCACGATCGATCTTCGCGATCACCAGCGCCCGCACGGGATGGTCTTTCTCCCCGGCGACACGCTGCTCGCGGTTACGTCGGAGGTGAGCCGGGCCGTTCTGCTCGTCGATCTCAGGCGCGGAACAGTCGTCACGACGCGGCCGAGCTCCGGCCGCGGCACACATATGCTGGGACTGAGCGAACGTGGCGACCGCCTCGTGATGGGCAACATCAGCGACGGCACGATCACGGTGCTCGATCCGCTCGCGACGGACAGCGGCCGCGTGATTCGCGTTGCTGCGCAGCCCGAGGGGGTCGCGATTTCGCCGGATGGATCGTTTGCGTGGGCGGGGAGCAATCGCGACAGCGTGGTGCTCGTCGTGGATCTGCGCAGCGCGACGGTGGTCGACACGCTGCGCGGGTTCGGGCTGCCGTACCGTATGGCCATCTCGCCCGACGGACTGACGGCGGTGGTCACCGATCCAATCAAAGCGCGCGTGCGCGTGTTCGACGCCGCGACGCGGCGGCAGCGGTTCGACATTGCCGTCGCCGCGGACAGTCTCGTCGCGACGACCGAGGTGGCAGGATCGCCCGCGCCGGAGGGTGTCACCATTTCGAGGGACAGCCGGTGGGCGTTCGTCACCCTTCAGGGGCGCAACCGGGTCGCCACGATCGACCTCGAGCATGGCGCGATCATTGCGCTCGCGGCGACCGGCAATTGGTCCGACGGCGTCGCCTTTTCGCCGGTCGTCCATCCCTCGCGCGGTTCCGGCAAGTAA
- a CDS encoding ROK family protein, which translates to MATKSSATKKQQQYIIGVDLGGTNIVVGAMSADGKQHYAMRSIPTSAESGAETVADRIVGLIEDVINATMAETGASRDDFIGVGIGAPGPLDREKGIVIVAPNLGWRNFPLRDRIAERLNLPATLDNDANCATVGEWWQGAAQGATNVIGMTIGTGIGGGLIIDGKLFHGSSDVAGEIGHTTIDLNGRHCKCGNYGCLEAYASGPAIATRAREVLVREETASMLPSMVDGKLESITAETVYKAAQQGDAVANEIVRDTARYLGAGIANLLNIVNADVVVVAGGVTQAGDTLFMPMRAEVRRRAFRPAVDAARIVPGALPGTAGVVGAVATFKMQHLGGL; encoded by the coding sequence ATGGCGACCAAGTCGTCGGCCACGAAGAAGCAGCAGCAATACATCATCGGCGTGGACCTCGGCGGCACGAACATCGTGGTCGGCGCGATGTCGGCCGACGGCAAGCAGCACTACGCCATGCGCTCCATCCCGACGAGTGCCGAATCCGGGGCTGAAACCGTGGCCGATCGCATCGTCGGCCTAATCGAGGACGTCATCAACGCGACGATGGCGGAAACCGGCGCCTCGCGCGACGACTTCATCGGCGTCGGCATCGGCGCGCCCGGTCCGCTCGACCGCGAGAAGGGCATCGTCATCGTGGCGCCGAACCTCGGCTGGCGGAACTTCCCACTCCGCGACCGCATCGCCGAACGGCTCAATCTCCCCGCCACGCTCGACAACGACGCGAACTGCGCCACGGTCGGCGAATGGTGGCAGGGCGCAGCGCAGGGTGCGACCAACGTCATCGGCATGACGATCGGCACGGGCATCGGCGGCGGGTTGATCATCGACGGAAAGCTCTTTCACGGATCGTCCGACGTCGCCGGCGAGATCGGCCACACGACCATCGACCTCAACGGCCGCCACTGCAAATGCGGCAACTATGGATGTCTCGAGGCCTACGCCTCCGGTCCGGCCATAGCCACTCGCGCACGCGAGGTCCTCGTGCGTGAGGAGACCGCGTCGATGCTCCCGTCGATGGTGGATGGGAAGCTCGAGTCCATTACGGCTGAGACGGTGTACAAGGCCGCGCAACAGGGCGACGCCGTCGCGAACGAGATCGTCCGCGACACCGCGCGCTATCTCGGAGCCGGAATCGCCAATCTCCTCAACATCGTGAACGCGGACGTGGTGGTGGTCGCAGGCGGAGTCACCCAGGCGGGGGACACGCTGTTCATGCCGATGCGCGCCGAGGTCCGCCGGCGTGCCTTCCGCCCCGCGGTCGACGCGGCACGGATCGTCCCGGGCGCCCTTCCGGGGACCGCCGGTGTGGTCGGGGCGGTCGCGACGTTCAAGATGCAGCACCTCGGCGGTTTGTAG
- a CDS encoding NAD(P)/FAD-dependent oxidoreductase produces MDFDVAVIGAGASGLAAASTLRREGCRVVVLEARARLGGRIFTQHQSDLEVPIELGAEFIHGEADPIRRVASEHHLPTLDIAPHRLTRAGKELAVMADFWSTIDRVMRRLDPDRDQDRSFADALAANRSLKPRDRQRAKLFVEGFHAADTTVISEKALADGGWPQGDRREMRMGRVVGGYDTLIERLADQVRADVRFETLAERIVWRDRRVEVECRDVAGAPSGSVTAQAVVVTATPGVLSARDGAPGAIRFDPPLPSAILRALSLTAMGTVVKLVFRFKRAFWRDEKLAERLGLPDLDTTSFLQTRERVAFPVWWTSYPIASPTMVGWVGGPPAAEFSRLPRGELESLAIASIATVLGMKPAAIRREVAAVFYHDWINDPFSRGVYSYSRVGGATACETLSRPIRDTIWFAGEAADRLGRTGTVHGAIDSGWRAAAAILRRR; encoded by the coding sequence GTGGACTTTGACGTCGCTGTAATCGGCGCCGGCGCGTCGGGGCTCGCCGCCGCCTCCACGCTTCGGCGGGAGGGCTGTCGCGTCGTCGTGCTCGAGGCGCGCGCCCGTCTCGGCGGCCGCATCTTCACGCAGCACCAGTCGGATCTCGAGGTCCCGATCGAGCTCGGCGCGGAATTCATTCATGGCGAGGCCGATCCGATCCGTCGGGTCGCGTCAGAGCATCATCTGCCGACACTCGACATCGCGCCCCACCGTCTGACGCGCGCCGGCAAAGAGCTCGCGGTCATGGCCGACTTCTGGTCGACCATCGACCGCGTGATGCGGCGGCTCGATCCTGATCGAGACCAGGATCGCTCGTTCGCCGACGCCCTTGCGGCGAATCGCTCGTTGAAGCCTAGAGACCGTCAACGAGCGAAGCTGTTCGTCGAAGGCTTTCACGCCGCCGATACGACCGTGATCAGCGAAAAGGCCCTCGCCGACGGCGGTTGGCCCCAAGGCGATCGCCGCGAGATGCGCATGGGACGTGTCGTCGGCGGCTACGACACCTTGATCGAGCGTCTCGCCGATCAAGTGCGCGCCGATGTTCGATTCGAGACGCTCGCCGAGCGCATCGTGTGGCGCGATCGCCGCGTCGAGGTCGAGTGTCGCGACGTCGCCGGGGCGCCCAGCGGAAGCGTGACGGCGCAGGCGGTCGTGGTCACCGCCACGCCGGGAGTTCTGTCCGCACGGGACGGCGCGCCGGGAGCCATTCGGTTCGACCCGCCGCTGCCGTCGGCGATTCTGCGCGCACTGAGTCTCACCGCGATGGGGACCGTCGTGAAACTCGTATTCAGATTCAAGCGAGCGTTCTGGCGGGACGAGAAGCTCGCCGAGCGTCTCGGCCTGCCGGATCTCGACACCACATCGTTCCTTCAGACACGAGAACGTGTTGCTTTCCCGGTCTGGTGGACGTCGTACCCGATCGCGTCGCCCACCATGGTAGGTTGGGTCGGTGGACCGCCCGCTGCCGAGTTCTCCCGCCTACCTCGTGGTGAGCTCGAGAGCCTCGCCATCGCGTCGATAGCGACGGTTCTCGGAATGAAGCCCGCGGCGATACGGCGCGAGGTTGCCGCGGTTTTCTACCACGACTGGATCAACGATCCGTTCTCGCGCGGCGTGTACTCGTACTCACGCGTCGGCGGGGCGACGGCGTGTGAGACGCTCAGCCGTCCGATCCGCGACACGATCTGGTTCGCCGGTGAGGCCGCCGATCGCCTCGGCCGCACCGGAACCGTTCACGGCGCGATCGACTCCGGCTGGCGAGCCGCCGCCGCGATTCTGCGGCGGCGCTGA